One window of Curtobacterium sp. 458 genomic DNA carries:
- a CDS encoding MGMT family protein — MTDATIQTLDTPDGPFTVLEDPEGRVLASGWTDSVERILGRLAERNRPERVVDGRVASAEAVDAFYAGEVEHAMQVPVRQSGTELFTEGWRQLRLIPAGVVLTYREFAAAMGRPDAVRAAASVCARNAPALFVPCHRVLRSDGTLGGFAWGLDVKRSLLERESVGTTALV; from the coding sequence ATGACCGACGCGACCATCCAGACGCTGGACACCCCAGACGGTCCCTTCACCGTGCTCGAGGACCCCGAGGGGCGGGTCCTCGCCTCGGGCTGGACCGACTCCGTCGAGCGGATCCTCGGCCGACTCGCCGAGCGGAACCGGCCCGAGCGGGTGGTCGACGGGCGGGTCGCCTCCGCCGAGGCCGTCGACGCCTTCTACGCGGGCGAGGTCGAGCACGCGATGCAGGTGCCGGTCCGGCAGTCCGGCACCGAGCTCTTCACCGAGGGGTGGCGGCAGCTCCGGCTCATCCCGGCCGGCGTGGTCCTCACCTACCGGGAGTTCGCCGCGGCGATGGGGCGGCCCGATGCCGTGCGCGCCGCCGCGAGCGTCTGCGCGCGGAACGCCCCGGCGCTCTTCGTGCCGTGCCACCGGGTGCTCCGGAGCGACGGGACCCTCGGCGGGTTCGCGTGGGGGCTCGACGTCAAGCGGTCCCTGCTCGAGCGCGAGTCCGTCGGGACGACGGCGCTCGTCTGA
- a CDS encoding alpha/beta hydrolase has protein sequence MLDRTSRTVRPEDPANRRRTTLEDRMHPHAPPPAVDRTVRSADGTELAVTETGTGPSLVVVGGAFDHRGTPYLERLVAALADRYRVVAYDRRGRGASGDTEPWAIEREVEDLSAVVESVPGPVAAFGACVGAGVLLHGLAAGVPITRAVLFEPPFRASIEHHVDDVVFADLLDEHVGVGRRSQTVRAFLAHVLGVPMGQVALLRLRPAVWSALLGDAHVLPRDVRVLNGLVIPERVAAAVGVPVLVASGDAGPEFMGQAARALAEAIPGAVHIQLAGQWHRPEPAVVRRTVDRFVGSAQAAKTDG, from the coding sequence ATGCTCGACAGGACCTCACGCACGGTCCGTCCCGAGGACCCGGCGAACCGCCGTCGCACGACCCTCGAGGACCGCATGCACCCACACGCTCCCCCGCCCGCCGTCGACCGCACGGTCCGCTCCGCCGACGGCACCGAGCTCGCCGTGACCGAGACCGGCACCGGGCCCTCGCTCGTGGTGGTCGGCGGTGCGTTCGACCACCGGGGCACGCCCTACCTCGAACGACTCGTCGCGGCGCTCGCCGACCGGTACCGCGTCGTCGCCTACGACCGCCGCGGCCGGGGCGCTTCGGGGGACACCGAGCCGTGGGCGATCGAACGCGAGGTCGAGGACCTGTCCGCCGTCGTGGAGTCGGTGCCCGGTCCCGTCGCGGCCTTCGGTGCCTGCGTGGGCGCGGGGGTGCTGCTGCACGGGCTCGCGGCCGGCGTCCCGATCACCCGCGCGGTCCTCTTCGAGCCGCCGTTCCGGGCGAGCATCGAGCACCACGTGGACGACGTCGTGTTCGCGGACCTGCTCGACGAGCACGTCGGGGTGGGTCGGCGGTCCCAGACGGTCCGGGCGTTCCTCGCGCACGTCCTCGGCGTCCCGATGGGGCAGGTCGCACTGCTCCGGCTCCGACCGGCGGTGTGGTCGGCCCTGCTCGGCGACGCGCACGTGCTGCCGCGCGACGTCCGGGTGCTCAACGGCCTCGTCATCCCCGAGCGCGTCGCCGCGGCGGTCGGGGTGCCGGTGCTCGTCGCCTCCGGGGACGCCGGACCGGAGTTCATGGGGCAGGCAGCACGGGCGCTCGCCGAGGCGATCCCGGGGGCGGTGCACATCCAACTCGCCGGGCAGTGGCACCGGCCGGAGCCCGCGGTGGTCCGGCGGACGGTCGACCGGTTCGTGGGGAGTGCGCAGGCTGCGAAGACGGACGGGTGA
- a CDS encoding amino acid permease, whose product MATPLRVKSIEASLADSEEQGRSLKRSLKTFDIAAMGIAVAVGAGIFSVGANAAANFAGPSVIVSFILAAVTCGLAIMCYAEFASTIPVAGSAYTFTYATMGELLAWIVGWDLILETLTASAVIAKYWGIYLSTAFDVFGVKLPDSIAIGPIGFAWGPVLIVAVFTVLLAFGTRLSSRVSAVITIVKVAIVVFVIVAGAFFVKAANFTPFVPPAAPSKGADGSFWTQSLVSWATGSAPAQYGVFGLLAAASLVFFAFIGFDVVATSAEETENPQKTLPRGIFLGLGIVTVLYVAVSVVITGMVSYQRLAQEDSPSLASAFSIVGLPWAAGIIAIGSLVGLTTVVMVLLLGLSRIVFSMSRDGLLPRWFSQTNPKTQTPVRVQVVAGVVVAVLAGFFPVEKLEGMINIGTLSAFVLVSIGIVVLRRSRPDAPRAFRVPWSPVLPILSAVLCFWLMLNLEVETWLRFVIWLAIGFAIYFGYSRRHSRVGQRLQ is encoded by the coding sequence ATGGCAACACCGCTCCGTGTCAAGTCGATCGAGGCCTCCCTCGCCGACTCCGAAGAGCAGGGACGCTCGCTGAAGCGGTCCCTCAAGACGTTCGACATCGCCGCGATGGGCATCGCGGTCGCGGTCGGCGCCGGCATCTTCTCGGTGGGCGCGAACGCCGCCGCGAACTTCGCCGGGCCGAGCGTCATCGTGTCGTTCATCCTCGCCGCCGTCACGTGTGGTCTGGCGATCATGTGCTACGCCGAGTTCGCCTCGACGATCCCCGTCGCCGGCTCCGCGTACACGTTCACCTACGCCACGATGGGCGAGCTGCTCGCCTGGATCGTCGGGTGGGACCTCATCCTCGAGACCCTGACGGCCAGCGCCGTGATCGCGAAGTACTGGGGCATCTACCTCAGCACCGCGTTCGACGTCTTCGGGGTGAAGCTGCCCGACTCGATCGCCATCGGTCCGATCGGCTTCGCGTGGGGGCCGGTCCTCATCGTCGCGGTCTTCACCGTGCTGCTGGCCTTCGGCACGCGGCTGTCGTCGCGCGTCTCCGCGGTCATCACGATCGTCAAGGTCGCCATCGTGGTGTTCGTCATCGTCGCGGGCGCGTTCTTCGTCAAGGCCGCCAACTTCACGCCGTTCGTGCCGCCGGCCGCGCCGTCGAAGGGTGCCGACGGCAGCTTCTGGACGCAGTCCCTCGTGTCCTGGGCGACCGGCTCGGCCCCGGCGCAGTACGGCGTGTTCGGCCTGCTCGCCGCGGCGTCCCTCGTGTTCTTCGCGTTCATCGGCTTCGACGTCGTCGCCACGAGCGCCGAGGAGACCGAGAACCCGCAGAAGACCCTGCCCCGTGGCATCTTCCTCGGGCTCGGCATCGTGACCGTCCTGTACGTCGCCGTGTCCGTCGTCATCACCGGCATGGTGTCGTACCAGCGGCTCGCGCAGGAGGACTCGCCGTCGCTCGCCTCGGCCTTCTCGATCGTCGGGCTGCCCTGGGCCGCAGGGATCATCGCGATCGGCTCGCTCGTCGGCCTGACCACGGTCGTGATGGTGCTGCTCCTCGGCCTGTCCCGCATCGTGTTCTCGATGAGCCGCGACGGGCTGCTCCCGCGCTGGTTCTCGCAGACGAACCCGAAGACGCAGACCCCGGTCCGCGTCCAGGTGGTCGCCGGTGTCGTCGTCGCGGTGCTCGCTGGCTTCTTCCCGGTCGAGAAGCTCGAGGGCATGATCAACATCGGCACACTGTCGGCGTTCGTCCTCGTGTCGATCGGCATCGTCGTGCTGCGTCGGTCGCGGCCGGACGCACCCCGTGCCTTCCGGGTGCCGTGGTCGCCCGTGCTGCCGATCCTGTCCGCGGTGCTGTGCTTCTGGCTGATGCTCAACCTCGAGGTCGAGACCTGGCTGCGCTTCGTGATCTGGCTGGCGATCGGCTTCGCGATCTACTTCGGGTACAGCCGCCGCCACAGCCGGGTCGGGCAGCGTCTGCAGTAA
- a CDS encoding LysE family transporter, protein MLLPLLAGLGTGLALIVAIGVQNTYLLRLAVSAGLRVVTAAVVVCALSDAVLIVAGVLGVGAVVERFPVALVVVRFVGAAFLVTYGVLAARRALRPSGDTMRLDDAAADDGVAVPASDVAEVAPSRGLRAASRRSAESTDGRDGAVAVAPGAPAVAARTTRTVPPGRIPTVRGAVATMLVFTWANPHVYLDTLVFLGSVANQQGAVERWPWTVGAVLASCVWFAAVGFGGRLLRPLFAKPLTWRVFDGLVAVVMLGFGIALVVGA, encoded by the coding sequence GTGCTCCTCCCCCTGCTCGCCGGCCTCGGCACCGGACTCGCGCTGATCGTGGCGATCGGCGTGCAGAACACGTACCTGCTGCGCCTCGCGGTGTCCGCGGGCCTCCGGGTGGTGACCGCCGCCGTGGTCGTCTGCGCCCTGTCCGATGCCGTCCTCATCGTGGCGGGGGTGCTCGGGGTCGGCGCGGTCGTGGAGCGGTTCCCGGTCGCGCTCGTCGTCGTACGCTTCGTCGGGGCGGCGTTCCTCGTGACCTACGGCGTGCTCGCGGCGCGTCGCGCCCTCCGCCCCTCGGGCGACACCATGCGGCTCGACGACGCGGCAGCGGACGACGGCGTCGCGGTGCCCGCCTCGGACGTCGCCGAGGTCGCGCCGTCGCGGGGACTCCGCGCCGCGTCACGCCGGAGCGCGGAGTCCACGGACGGGCGCGACGGCGCGGTGGCCGTCGCGCCCGGCGCACCCGCGGTGGCGGCGCGGACGACGCGCACCGTGCCTCCAGGGCGGATCCCGACCGTGCGCGGGGCGGTGGCGACCATGCTCGTCTTCACGTGGGCGAACCCGCACGTGTACCTGGACACGCTGGTGTTCCTCGGGTCCGTGGCGAACCAGCAGGGCGCCGTCGAGCGGTGGCCGTGGACGGTGGGGGCGGTCCTCGCGAGCTGCGTGTGGTTCGCCGCGGTGGGGTTCGGCGGACGGCTGCTCCGACCGTTGTTCGCGAAGCCGCTCACGTGGCGGGTGTTCGACGGCCTGGTCGCCGTCGTGATGCTCGGCTTCGGCATCGCGCTCGTCGTCGGCGCGTAG
- a CDS encoding LysR family transcriptional regulator ArgP, with protein sequence MARFQREHLETLLAVVDHGTLDAAARALSITPSAVSQRLKAMEQQAGRVLVRRTVPVVPTAAGEVVLRHARQARLLDEETARALDGDTGSVPSIPLAVNADSLGTWFLDALARVRADTEVVFDLHREDQDRTAELLRAGTVMAAVTAEADPVQGCSSVALGIDRYRAVAAPAFVERYLADLDLRAASERRVLDRLDGVPLVDYDRDDDLQQGYLRTVLGHAPHGPRHFVPTSADFARAVGLGFGWGLLPEAQCTALLARGELVELVPGRHADVALWWQRWNLASPLLERVTAAVRATAAERLHPPR encoded by the coding sequence ATGGCACGGTTCCAGCGCGAGCACCTCGAGACCCTGCTGGCCGTCGTCGACCACGGCACCCTCGACGCCGCCGCCCGCGCGCTGTCGATCACGCCGTCGGCGGTGTCGCAGCGTCTCAAGGCGATGGAGCAGCAGGCGGGCCGGGTCCTCGTGCGCCGAACCGTCCCGGTGGTGCCGACCGCCGCCGGCGAGGTCGTCCTCCGGCACGCTCGCCAGGCCAGACTGCTCGACGAGGAGACCGCGCGCGCCCTCGACGGCGACACCGGCTCCGTGCCGTCGATCCCGCTCGCCGTCAACGCCGACTCCCTCGGCACCTGGTTCCTCGACGCGCTCGCACGGGTCCGTGCCGACACCGAGGTGGTGTTCGACCTGCACCGCGAGGACCAGGACCGGACGGCGGAACTGCTGCGCGCGGGCACCGTCATGGCCGCGGTGACCGCCGAGGCCGATCCCGTCCAGGGGTGCTCGTCGGTCGCCCTGGGCATCGACCGGTACCGCGCCGTCGCCGCGCCCGCGTTCGTCGAGCGGTACCTCGCCGACCTCGACCTGCGGGCCGCGAGCGAGCGGCGGGTGCTCGACCGCCTCGACGGGGTGCCGCTCGTCGACTACGACCGTGACGACGACCTGCAGCAGGGCTACCTCCGCACGGTGCTCGGGCACGCGCCGCACGGCCCACGGCACTTCGTCCCGACGTCGGCCGACTTCGCCCGGGCGGTCGGCCTCGGCTTCGGGTGGGGGCTCCTCCCCGAGGCGCAGTGCACGGCGCTCCTGGCCCGCGGCGAGCTCGTCGAACTCGTCCCCGGGCGGCACGCGGACGTCGCGCTCTGGTGGCAGCGGTGGAACCTGGCGTCGCCGCTGCTCGAACGGGTGACGGCAGCGGTCCGGGCGACCGCGGCCGAACGGCTGCACCCGCCCCGCTGA
- a CDS encoding DNA-formamidopyrimidine glycosylase family protein, translating into MPEGDTVHRAAHRLHAALSGKELTRSDFRVPAFATLDLVGRTVDEVVPRGKHLLHRIGDLTVHSHLKMEGRWDVYAPGERWRRPAHQARVVLDAADVSTVGFTLGILEVVPREQEPEIVGYLGPDLLGEDWDADLALANLTRDPQRPIGLALLDQRVLAGLGNVYRAELCFLRGVLPTRPVGQVPDPARVIALASRLITANRDRNARITTGVDRPGRRLWVYGRAGKPCLRCGTPVRRGELGESELTLRDTYWCPRCQT; encoded by the coding sequence GTGCCTGAGGGCGACACCGTCCACCGAGCCGCACACCGGCTGCACGCGGCCCTCTCCGGCAAGGAACTCACCCGGAGCGACTTCCGCGTGCCCGCCTTCGCGACGCTCGACCTCGTGGGCCGCACCGTCGACGAGGTCGTCCCACGCGGGAAGCACCTGCTGCACCGCATCGGGGACCTCACCGTCCACTCGCACCTCAAGATGGAGGGCAGGTGGGACGTGTACGCCCCCGGTGAGCGGTGGCGCCGTCCGGCACACCAGGCGCGTGTCGTGCTCGACGCGGCCGACGTCTCGACGGTGGGGTTCACGCTCGGCATCCTCGAGGTGGTGCCGCGCGAGCAGGAGCCCGAGATCGTCGGGTACCTCGGGCCGGACCTCCTCGGCGAGGACTGGGACGCCGACCTGGCGCTCGCGAACCTCACGCGCGACCCGCAGCGTCCGATCGGGCTCGCCCTGCTCGACCAGCGCGTCCTCGCGGGCCTCGGCAACGTCTACCGCGCCGAGCTCTGCTTCCTCCGGGGCGTGCTCCCGACACGTCCCGTCGGGCAGGTGCCGGACCCGGCGCGGGTCATCGCGCTGGCGTCGCGGCTCATCACCGCGAACCGGGACCGCAACGCCCGGATCACGACCGGCGTCGACCGGCCCGGCCGCCGACTGTGGGTCTACGGGCGTGCGGGCAAGCCGTGCCTGCGCTGCGGGACCCCGGTGCGCCGCGGGGAGCTCGGTGAGTCCGAGCTCACACTGCGGGACACCTACTGGTGCCCGCGCTGCCAGACCTGA